A portion of the Candidatus Babeliales bacterium genome contains these proteins:
- a CDS encoding nucleotidyltransferase domain-containing protein, with translation MNELDEKIKQKIIAVISALMPDVKIYLFGSRARGTNRPMADIDIALDGGKELSRADVDEIKSMFKESNIMYVIDVVDFHSITELMQKQILEDRVIWKA, from the coding sequence ATGAATGAATTAGACGAAAAAATAAAACAAAAAATTATTGCTGTAATTTCAGCTTTAATGCCAGACGTTAAAATATATCTTTTTGGATCTCGAGCTCGAGGAACTAATAGACCAATGGCAGATATTGATATTGCTCTTGATGGTGGAAAAGAGTTATCAAGGGCTGATGTAGATGAAATTAAAAGCATGTTCAAAGAGAGCAACATTATGTATGTGATTGATGTTGTCGATTTTCATTCGATAACAGAATTGATGCAAAAGCAAATTTTAGAGGACAGAGTAATATGGAAAGCTTAA
- a CDS encoding glucokinase, producing the protein MKKQIMALLLLHCTVLLPALAPTTKKIIHHKDQVETAASYVIGGEVTNTDTFIGIFKVQQNKQTFLIEYHSKNADIADVYQHVKTILQDLQKQHKISVASACFAVPGIAKGDLFLHPHLPWSTSDDSAQQSDKSLYGLSKQKFVNISGLQNVYLINDFQAVALGTQLLDSSSLKTLQQGSDHPRKPKLVIGAGNGLGASLLLWDAQLNRYVPSQLNYSFTEFGAQSDLELAFFNFMKDKTGNIAWGKVLGAGAGGIKLIYRFFDAYDGQKEHERKKYKMEKFVDYPHYLDIFTNRQKSQRCQDSVNFFVDQYARMIRNSAYAQAAYGGVYITNTVVQEFPELFATDAFTQKIVNLAGKVTDEGSRKYLEGYLAELPFYLVTNSKVQLYGAAALCMEPNLIRN; encoded by the coding sequence ATGAAAAAACAAATCATGGCTCTCTTGCTGCTGCATTGTACAGTCTTGCTACCTGCACTGGCACCAACTACAAAAAAAATTATTCATCATAAAGATCAAGTAGAAACTGCAGCTTCTTACGTTATCGGTGGCGAAGTAACAAATACCGATACTTTTATAGGCATTTTTAAAGTTCAACAAAACAAACAAACATTTTTGATAGAATATCATAGCAAAAATGCAGATATTGCTGACGTGTATCAACACGTCAAAACCATCTTGCAGGATCTACAAAAACAACATAAAATTTCTGTTGCCTCTGCATGCTTTGCTGTTCCTGGAATTGCAAAAGGTGATTTGTTTTTACATCCTCATTTACCATGGAGCACAAGCGATGACAGTGCGCAGCAGTCAGATAAATCACTTTACGGACTGAGCAAACAAAAATTTGTAAACATCAGTGGACTACAAAATGTTTATTTAATCAATGATTTTCAAGCTGTTGCACTAGGAACACAACTGCTTGATTCGTCTTCTTTGAAAACATTGCAACAGGGCAGCGATCATCCAAGAAAACCAAAATTAGTCATTGGAGCTGGAAATGGCCTTGGAGCAAGTTTACTTTTATGGGACGCACAACTAAATCGCTATGTGCCATCTCAATTAAATTATAGTTTTACTGAATTTGGTGCACAGTCTGATTTAGAGTTAGCATTTTTTAATTTCATGAAAGATAAAACAGGTAATATTGCATGGGGTAAAGTTCTTGGTGCTGGAGCAGGCGGAATAAAATTAATCTACCGATTCTTTGATGCTTATGACGGACAAAAAGAGCATGAACGTAAAAAATATAAAATGGAAAAGTTTGTTGATTACCCACATTATTTAGATATTTTTACCAATCGTCAGAAGTCGCAACGCTGCCAAGACTCAGTAAATTTCTTTGTTGATCAATATGCTCGCATGATTAGAAATTCTGCATACGCACAAGCTGCGTACGGTGGAGTGTACATAACCAATACCGTTGTTCAAGAATTCCCAGAACTTTTTGCTACCGATGCATTTACACAAAAAATAGTGAATTTAGCTGGAAAAGTAACTGATGAAGGTTCAAGAAAATATTTAGAAGGATATTTAGCAGAACTTCCTTTTTACCTGGTAACAAATTCAAAAGTTCAGTTGTATGGCGCAGCAGCATTGTGCATGGAACCGAATTTAATAAGAAACTAA
- a CDS encoding Fic family protein, with translation MRKTGTYQNLGSTTYFIPDFLPPSNPPLQLTPEILDLYSKTLLALGKLNEIGQRVPNVQRFIKAYIIKEALLSSSIENIHTTMLDVFTQSFEPSKTSKQTQLVINYNKALQVALEMLQQQNVPLVSKVFLAAHQTLMQAGGGDQANPGSYRKQSVRVGNLVPPSAPHIPDLIANLERFINEPSDIPPLIKAGLAHVQFETIHPFLDGNGRIGRLLITLMLIQDDVLQTPILYPSYYFKQRQHEYYQLLDRVRTHGDFEGWTLFYLQAIHNSATDAYVRAKDIENLHQTLIEEISKQNDLVKIEETALKALQYLFVSPVTNISQLALSINKSYNTTQKIITLLQQANVVQEMTSQKRNKLYKFQPYLEILEKQYSIENV, from the coding sequence ATGAGAAAAACAGGAACCTATCAAAACTTAGGATCGACCACCTATTTCATCCCAGATTTTTTACCCCCCAGCAACCCACCTTTGCAACTCACCCCTGAAATTTTAGACTTATACAGTAAAACGTTGTTAGCCCTTGGAAAACTTAATGAAATTGGACAACGAGTACCGAATGTTCAACGATTTATTAAGGCATATATTATCAAAGAAGCTCTCCTTTCTTCTTCAATCGAAAATATACATACAACAATGCTTGATGTTTTTACGCAATCTTTTGAGCCATCGAAAACATCCAAGCAAACGCAGCTTGTTATCAACTATAATAAAGCTCTGCAAGTAGCGCTAGAAATGTTACAGCAACAAAATGTACCACTCGTCTCAAAAGTATTTTTAGCTGCACATCAAACGTTAATGCAAGCTGGAGGCGGCGACCAGGCTAATCCAGGATCGTATCGAAAACAATCTGTTCGCGTTGGTAACTTGGTACCACCATCAGCGCCACACATTCCAGATCTTATCGCTAACCTTGAACGTTTTATCAATGAACCATCAGACATACCGCCACTGATCAAAGCTGGACTAGCTCATGTTCAATTTGAGACTATTCACCCTTTTTTAGATGGTAACGGAAGAATTGGCAGACTGCTGATTACGCTCATGTTAATACAAGATGATGTACTACAAACTCCAATTTTATACCCTTCCTACTATTTTAAACAACGTCAGCATGAGTATTATCAACTCTTAGATCGAGTACGAACTCACGGCGATTTTGAAGGATGGACTCTCTTTTATTTACAAGCTATACACAACAGTGCTACCGATGCATATGTACGCGCTAAAGATATCGAAAATCTGCATCAAACATTAATTGAAGAGATTTCAAAACAAAATGATTTGGTAAAAATAGAAGAAACAGCGCTCAAAGCGTTACAGTATTTGTTTGTATCACCAGTTACCAATATTTCACAACTAGCACTCAGCATCAACAAAAGTTATAACACCACACAAAAAATTATTACTCTTTTACAACAAGCCAACGTTGTGCAAGAAATGACATCTCAGAAACGTAACAAGCTTTACAAATTTCAGCCCTATCTTGAAATTTTAGAAAAGCAGTATTCTATAGAAAATGTTTAA
- a CDS encoding HI0074 family nucleotidyltransferase substrate-binding subunit — protein MESLKLKHEAMQKALTTLQEVLESVNVLTQCGVVLNVIRDSIIKRFEYCIDSFWKFLKIYLEEVQKIDVKLASPREVLRLSLQDNVITKAEYEILIYAVTDRNLTSHTYNEDLANKISSQVPLYFATMKTIVNRLKINQSKQ, from the coding sequence ATGGAAAGCTTAAAATTAAAACATGAAGCTATGCAGAAAGCATTGACAACACTGCAAGAAGTTTTAGAAAGTGTTAATGTTTTGACTCAATGCGGTGTGGTTTTAAATGTTATACGAGATTCAATAATTAAACGTTTTGAATATTGCATTGATTCATTTTGGAAGTTTTTGAAAATTTATCTTGAAGAAGTACAAAAAATTGATGTAAAACTCGCTTCGCCTCGAGAGGTTTTAAGATTGTCATTACAAGATAATGTGATAACAAAGGCTGAATACGAAATATTGATTTATGCTGTAACTGATCGGAATTTAACCTCACATACTTACAATGAAGATTTAGCAAACAAAATTAGTAGCCAAGTCCCTTTATATTTTGCCACAATGAAAACTATCGTTAACAGATTGAAAATTAATCAAAGTAAGCAATAA
- a CDS encoding GNAT family N-acetyltransferase encodes MKIQKIFLITILVSSGFFTSTLFSMQKSLGGSLISNGYKIGKFCCNHKKKLGAAVVAAGLSYKQYQSRRYLYELLQDLDAWKREYSDKKELEYDKVIEIRTKNQFELIRAEAEEETIMSGFSHIEGRIRCKAKNDEDCGDLYYTIAPFNTPSSTYISWVGVPSKYQCQGIATEMLHMVEEASCVRGDIKELRLDSVSSAVPLYEKFGFKKTSKKLLGNNGFDKPLFPMCKKIK; translated from the coding sequence ATGAAAATTCAAAAAATATTTTTAATAACGATTTTGGTCAGTAGCGGATTTTTTACATCAACTTTATTTAGCATGCAAAAATCTTTGGGTGGATCTTTGATTTCTAATGGATATAAAATTGGTAAATTTTGCTGTAATCACAAGAAAAAATTAGGCGCTGCCGTAGTTGCTGCAGGATTGTCATATAAGCAGTACCAATCACGCCGCTATTTATATGAATTGTTGCAAGATCTGGATGCTTGGAAGCGTGAATATTCAGATAAAAAAGAGCTTGAATATGATAAAGTGATTGAAATTCGCACAAAAAATCAATTTGAACTTATCAGAGCAGAAGCCGAAGAAGAAACTATAATGTCAGGATTTTCGCACATTGAGGGTCGTATACGTTGTAAGGCAAAAAACGATGAAGACTGTGGAGATTTATATTACACAATAGCTCCTTTTAATACCCCATCAAGTACTTATATTTCTTGGGTGGGTGTTCCTTCAAAATATCAATGTCAAGGAATTGCAACTGAAATGCTTCACATGGTAGAAGAAGCATCTTGCGTTCGAGGCGATATTAAAGAATTACGCTTGGATTCAGTATCTTCGGCAGTACCGTTGTATGAAAAATTTGGATTCAAGAAAACAAGCAAAAAGCTTCTTGGAAATAATGGTTTTGACAAACCACTATTTCCTATGTGCAAAAAAATTAAATGA
- the ruvB gene encoding Holliday junction branch migration DNA helicase RuvB: MNYPDTNQSTTPLEFISQTPDSDLQYDFIPQTFEDYIGQVALKEKLQIYVQACKARGEALDHMLLFGPPGLGKTTLCQIMANMMDVSIKICSGPMLERTGDLVAILSGLGKHDILFIDEIHRTPSNVEEILYSAMEQFKIDVIIGQGPGARTVSLPIQPFTLIGATTKSGAISAPLRSRFGIIEALDFYSHPELAQVILQNATHLNIEISEQAALMIAIRSRGTPRIAKKLLRRIRDFAQVKNNGKATPELITQTMLALGIDEDGLTSIDNLLLKKILIDYKGGPVGLDTLASITGQDKETIENVYEPYLLQQGFLEKTSKGRQIPQSKMLSIQKKIFGQTSVF, encoded by the coding sequence ATGAACTATCCAGACACGAACCAATCTACAACGCCTTTAGAATTTATATCTCAAACGCCTGACAGCGACCTTCAATATGATTTTATTCCTCAAACGTTTGAAGACTATATTGGACAAGTAGCTCTGAAAGAAAAATTACAAATTTATGTCCAAGCATGCAAAGCGCGAGGCGAAGCACTTGATCATATGCTTTTATTCGGGCCTCCTGGACTCGGAAAAACAACTTTGTGCCAAATCATGGCCAACATGATGGATGTTTCAATTAAGATATGCAGTGGCCCTATGCTTGAACGAACGGGTGATTTAGTAGCTATTCTTTCTGGACTTGGCAAACATGACATTTTATTTATTGACGAAATTCATCGCACACCATCAAACGTTGAAGAAATTTTATATTCCGCAATGGAACAATTTAAAATTGATGTCATCATTGGCCAAGGGCCTGGTGCCAGAACCGTTAGTCTGCCAATACAACCATTCACACTCATTGGCGCTACAACTAAAAGCGGTGCCATTTCAGCACCACTGCGCAGTAGATTTGGAATTATTGAAGCCCTTGATTTTTATAGCCACCCTGAATTAGCACAAGTCATTTTGCAAAACGCAACACATTTAAACATAGAAATCAGTGAGCAAGCAGCTTTAATGATTGCTATTAGATCGCGCGGAACACCTCGCATTGCCAAAAAATTACTAAGAAGAATTCGAGATTTTGCTCAAGTCAAAAATAATGGTAAAGCAACCCCTGAACTCATAACTCAGACCATGCTTGCTCTTGGCATTGATGAAGATGGACTTACGAGCATTGATAATTTACTACTCAAAAAAATTCTCATCGATTATAAAGGTGGCCCTGTCGGACTCGACACTCTTGCGTCAATAACCGGACAAGATAAAGAAACGATTGAAAACGTGTATGAACCATATTTACTACAACAAGGATTTTTAGAAAAAACATCTAAAGGTCGTCAAATTCCTCAAAGCAAGATGCTTAGCATTCAAAAAAAGATATTCGGTCAAACATCGGTTTTTTGA